CAATAGTTATGACTCACGCACTTGCTTTTAACAATTTGACCCCGTTGGGCAAAAGGGATTTATTTGAGACAGGTTCAAGGTTTCATCAAATGGGTCACATGGAAGCACCACCGTTATTGCCATGCGAATCGCGGTCGAAGATTCGATTGCTTCGCATCGATTTGATTATTGTCGCCTTTGCTGGAGGGTGCGTCTTGTGGGACCGAGCTATCTACGCCGCAGGTTACAGAATCAATGAGGAAGTTCAGCACTTTGGCGCAGGCCCACTGGTGGGTGCCATGGTTCTGGCAATCGTTCTTCTCTGCCGGTTGGTGCTTCTGCGCCGGGACGGGTTGGCGCTGGCTGCGATACGGTTGGCAATTCTACTCGTCGTCGGTGGGTATGCGGTATCTCGCGTTGGCCACGATCCGTTCATGAACGGGTTTCGCGACAGAATCCGCGCAAGCATTGATCCAAATGAATTGCAAGCCTGGGCGATGGCGAGCATTCCAGACAAGACCCCGAAAGAGGGTGAGGTCATTCATTTTCCCGCAGGAAAAGAAATCCACCTTATTCGTGACGCTGTGGACCCTGACGGAAACCACTTTTCTTTGCCACTGGAAAGTCTGCCAGAAAGCGTTAGGCGGCTAAGGCTGCAGCGCACACCTGGAATTCTCGTGTGGGTCAGCGGAAACCCTTCGCAAAAACACATCGAGCTGATGTTTGGGCGACGATGGGGTTTGTATGTCGGATCATCTGCTTTTCGCGCGGCGTCTGGAAATGAGTGGATTCCGGGCGTTTACTTTTACTCGGTGCCGAACTAGCAAATTGGAAGATCGAATGCCCGGCGGGAGAAGAAAAACCATTGAGCAATGCTCAGACCAGGAGATACGCGCGCTCTTGATTGCTGGCACTTTGATCTGCCTGATCATCTTGACTGCATCGTTCCTTGCCACTCATCAACCGGAGTGGTTCCTTTGGATTGGCCGCTGCTTTGCGCTGGCTTGGATGGCGCAGGCATGGTATCGCGGTTCGCGAGAGCTGAGAAAGAGACGCCCTCCAAGGTGACATCTAAACAGTTCGGCGGGGCGAAGCGACGTGGAAGCGGTTTAGGAAGCCGGTGTGAAATGAAGAAACTTCATTGCATTATGCTTATCGTTTTTCTTGTCGCTGTGCTACTGGCCGGCTGCGCCACTAGTCGTCACTTCAGCGGACCTGACTTACCGCCTCGATTCCACCCCTCTTCGGAATTCCTTGAATCAGCAGAGACAGGAGACGCAGAAGCTCAATGCAAACTGGGATGGTTGTATCTGGCCGACCACGACTACACCGAGGCAGCCAAATGGCTTCTCAAGTCGGGCAATGTCAATTCCACAGGCGCGGCTGGACGATTGCTCGTTGAGGGGCGGGGCGTTCCCCAGGATGTGCCGCGAGGCATCCAACACCTGCGACTCGGAGCGGAATTTCCCGATGTCGGCGGAAACGAGGAATGCGCGCTTGATCTGGCGCTGATATACGAAAAAGGAAAACTCGTCCCCCGCGACGTTGGTGAGGCCTACTATTTTCTCGCGATCTGTGTCGCGAAATGCTCCGAGGTGGATGGGACCTTGGAGAAACGGTCGCAACTGATCGCACACCAAAGAACTGTCGGAACGCGATTGACTGCGGACCAGAGGAAGATCCAGGACGCTCGACTTCGCAAATGGCTGAATGATCTGAAAGCCGGATCATGCAGGTCGCTGGGAGAGCTGGACTCGGAAACGCCGAACGTTTCAGTTTATCTGGATGACGAGGACGAAGTGAGCTTCACGGCCTCTCGCCCGACAACACTTCTCGGAAGCCAGGACGTCGCGTTGACGCACCTCGGAAAAAAGTTGAAGGAACTCGAAGTGCCGGAAAATGCAACCATCCGCGTTTACGCGAGTGTTGACTTGACTCCGACACTACGGGCCAAGCTTCACAAAGCATTGGTGAACGAGCGATTCAGGTTTTCCAACCATGAATTTTTCTATCGTGCGGAATAGTTAACCATGCAGAGCAGCGCTCTGGAAGAAGACCAATTTGAGATGAAACGACTTCGTGTCATAATGTTTTCTGTCTCGTTGGGGTTTGTCGCTGCGCTGCTGGCTGGATGCGCTACGCGCGGCTCTCTCGAAGAGTATAATCGTGACCGAGAGGCAGTATTTTACTGGGGCAGGGCGACCTATCTCGCAAACAATGGAGTAGGCCCGGGTGGAACGCCGGAATTATGGTGCAAGGACGCAAACGACAAGTCGCTCAAACCGGAAAGACGACGCATGGCTGCCGCCCTCCTCTTCGGCGGCTGGGTTCAACCGGGATTTACCACCGAAAAAATGCGCGCGGCAATACCCGATCCTCACTGGCTGGATGAATGCAGGCTTGAGGCAGCCGAAGGAGCCGGCGGTAACTGGCCTTTTTCCTATGATTTGGGTTCCCACTTCAGCTTGCGCCTATTTCCTGACAAAAATGAACCTCACGGTTGGACGATTTACTTCACTCTGCCACCACGCGCAAGAGGTGGGCCAAGGCCGGTGCACGAGGCGGCTGCGTTTATCCGAGGGACTCACACGGACAAGAATCTCCGAATCAAAGAATTCACTATCTTTTATCCATTTCCCGGCGGCTGTCCGGATTGTGAAGTGGGAGGCACCATTGAGGAGGCGCATGGTCCCAAGGGAATCGGCATAAGAATTATCCCTGTTGGTTGGATTGGTGGTGAATAGCTAATCGCAGCAGCGTTTTTGTCCGCCAACTCGTGGACGGGGAAGAAAAACAACCAACGTGCGGGCGAAGAAACTCGATGGTAGCTTATTTGCATATGATTTCC
This genomic window from Candidatus Angelobacter sp. contains:
- a CDS encoding tetratricopeptide repeat protein; this translates as MLIVFLVAVLLAGCATSRHFSGPDLPPRFHPSSEFLESAETGDAEAQCKLGWLYLADHDYTEAAKWLLKSGNVNSTGAAGRLLVEGRGVPQDVPRGIQHLRLGAEFPDVGGNEECALDLALIYEKGKLVPRDVGEAYYFLAICVAKCSEVDGTLEKRSQLIAHQRTVGTRLTADQRKIQDARLRKWLNDLKAGSCRSLGELDSETPNVSVYLDDEDEVSFTASRPTTLLGSQDVALTHLGKKLKELEVPENATIRVYASVDLTPTLRAKLHKALVNERFRFSNHEFFYRAE